In Stieleria varia, one genomic interval encodes:
- a CDS encoding SDR family NAD(P)-dependent oxidoreductase, with the protein MVMSQRWLITGSSRGIGRALAEGVLSAGHRLVATARKASQLADLLKQFGEQVRTVDLDVTAPVAAEQALRVAVDEFGGLDVLVNCAGYGNVNSIEDTDLGEFRRQIETNLFGSIIVTKAAIPIMRQQGSGHIIQFSSVGGRIGAPGRAPYSAAKWGVEGFSEVLASEMSLVGVKVTIIEPGGFRTDFAGSSTSLTAGRPEYDAVVGAAARMQRAYDGRQPGDPVRAAQVILKVAAMDQAPLRLPLGNDAVNALEQADLARLEELRRWRELSISTDYPEE; encoded by the coding sequence ATGGTTATGTCGCAACGATGGCTGATTACGGGTAGTTCCAGAGGCATTGGGCGAGCACTTGCTGAGGGCGTGCTCAGCGCGGGGCATCGTCTCGTCGCCACGGCGCGTAAGGCTTCGCAACTTGCTGATCTCTTAAAGCAGTTCGGTGAACAAGTACGAACGGTAGATCTGGATGTGACCGCCCCGGTGGCCGCCGAGCAAGCATTGCGAGTCGCCGTCGATGAATTTGGCGGTCTCGATGTACTGGTGAACTGTGCCGGGTACGGTAACGTGAATTCGATTGAAGACACCGATCTTGGCGAGTTTCGTCGGCAGATTGAGACGAACCTGTTTGGATCCATCATCGTCACGAAGGCGGCCATTCCCATCATGCGTCAGCAGGGTTCGGGCCATATCATTCAGTTTTCCTCCGTGGGGGGACGCATCGGTGCTCCCGGACGGGCACCCTATTCCGCAGCGAAATGGGGCGTGGAAGGATTCTCCGAAGTGCTCGCGAGCGAGATGTCGCTCGTCGGAGTCAAAGTCACCATCATCGAACCCGGTGGGTTTCGGACAGACTTCGCAGGCTCCTCAACTTCATTGACTGCAGGTCGGCCCGAGTACGACGCCGTCGTAGGTGCTGCTGCGCGGATGCAGCGCGCGTACGACGGTCGGCAGCCTGGCGATCCGGTTCGTGCGGCACAGGTGATATTGAAAGTCGCCGCAATGGATCAGGCACCGCTGCGTTTACCGCTGGGCAACGACGCCGTGAACGCACTGGAGCAAGCCGATCTCGCAAGATTGGAAGAGCTTCGGCGCTGGCGTGAACTGAGCATTTCGACGGACTATCCGGAAGAATGA
- a CDS encoding family 16 glycoside hydrolase, translated as MNRNVLATAFIAFIALPIAAADDFETLFNGNDLSGWKGLDGFWSVEDSAIVGETTREQKIDANTFLIWQGGDVADFEFMATVRFQGNNSGVQYRSNVIDEQGMALMGYQMDLHPFPKFFGMLYGEKYGERGKIATRGQRVEISADGNVKQLGKVGNNDNLTDWKWNKVRIIAVGDQLIHQVNGVTTIDVTDQHPRAITSGKLGLQLHKGPPMRVEFKDLRLRKLDHQEGKKLISTFANQSNDENEIEEDAATPAPPPSEGGGARNRKTDVGSLRVAKGFKVETVYSVPQDTQGSWVSMTIDDKGRLIASDQGGRGLFRVTIKSDREPLVEKLPVDLSSAQGLLWKSGCLYASITGKGMYRVTDSDGDNLPDRAELLSEYSGKGEHGNHALIDTEDGDQIYAVSGNQTPLPSADSIVRRRNPSRQEDLLLPRQWDPRGHAAGVMAPGGWITRFDPARKTHDLFCAGFRNEYDAALNAHGDLFTYDADMEWDLGLPWYRPTRICHAVSGGDFGWRSGSGKWKEYYEDSLPPLVNIGPGSPTGVVSGRGAKFPAKYQHAIFALDWTYGRILAIHLTPDGASYNAEAEDFVAGPALPVTDAVMGADGALYFATGGRGTKSELMRVVYTGKASTAPAMPAELPEAAKTRRALETFHGIRNSEAIETAWPHLSSDDRFLRHAARVAIESQPVNEWAAKVFSESNPQARITSAVALARMGNEDHRERLLECANELPFSDLSVSQQLGLLRAYALILERLGSPSKAQREQLIAKLDPLLPSSDADVNHELLRLLVFLRAPTAAAKGMQLIADRGPGQPVSWSGVEKLNARYGNTLKQITKNPPPTAAIDIALTLRSLRNGWTPGLRRQYFAFLNTAAKASGGASYPSYLTNIRDEALSTCSDSERIALTDLTGENFNPVPDFPIVPPTGPGQEWTLETAMAAVDSANPKKLNFNRGRSLFHAVSCGACHRFSGLGGGVGPDLTSVPNKFTSKYLLEAIIDPSKNISDQYQSSMVLLDSGKVANGLVVDKDDETILVYSSDPKSEPTIVKRDEIEEISVSQTSQMPKGLLNQMSPDELRNLVAYIMSGGNESHKVYRGRGGKK; from the coding sequence ATGAATAGAAACGTTCTGGCAACCGCTTTCATTGCATTCATCGCATTGCCGATTGCAGCCGCTGATGATTTTGAAACACTGTTCAACGGCAATGACCTCTCCGGATGGAAAGGGCTTGATGGTTTTTGGAGCGTTGAGGACAGCGCCATCGTTGGAGAAACGACACGCGAACAAAAGATCGACGCCAACACGTTTCTGATCTGGCAGGGGGGCGATGTTGCGGACTTTGAATTCATGGCGACTGTGCGTTTTCAAGGCAACAACTCGGGGGTGCAGTACCGCAGCAATGTCATCGATGAGCAGGGAATGGCATTGATGGGATATCAGATGGATCTGCATCCTTTTCCAAAATTTTTTGGGATGCTGTACGGTGAAAAGTACGGCGAACGCGGTAAGATCGCGACACGTGGGCAGCGAGTTGAAATTTCGGCCGACGGAAACGTCAAGCAATTAGGGAAAGTCGGTAACAACGACAATCTGACGGACTGGAAGTGGAACAAGGTCCGTATCATTGCGGTCGGGGACCAACTGATTCATCAAGTCAACGGCGTCACCACCATTGATGTCACCGATCAGCATCCCCGCGCGATCACCAGTGGCAAGCTGGGTCTGCAGCTACACAAGGGGCCGCCAATGCGAGTCGAGTTCAAGGACTTGCGGTTGCGAAAGCTTGATCATCAAGAGGGCAAGAAACTTATCTCGACATTCGCCAATCAATCCAACGATGAAAACGAGATCGAAGAGGACGCCGCAACTCCCGCCCCGCCGCCGTCCGAGGGAGGTGGAGCAAGAAACCGAAAAACCGATGTTGGCAGCTTGCGTGTCGCGAAGGGATTCAAGGTGGAAACGGTGTACTCGGTCCCTCAGGATACTCAAGGATCCTGGGTTTCCATGACCATCGATGATAAAGGCCGATTGATTGCATCGGACCAGGGCGGACGGGGTTTGTTCCGAGTCACCATCAAGAGCGACAGGGAACCACTCGTCGAAAAGTTGCCGGTTGATTTATCAAGCGCGCAGGGATTGCTGTGGAAATCAGGTTGCTTGTATGCGTCGATCACAGGCAAAGGAATGTATCGCGTGACCGATTCGGACGGAGACAATTTACCAGATCGCGCCGAACTGCTGTCGGAGTATTCCGGGAAGGGTGAACATGGCAATCATGCCCTGATTGACACGGAGGACGGCGATCAGATTTATGCGGTTTCCGGAAACCAAACTCCATTGCCGTCTGCGGACAGCATCGTTCGTCGACGCAATCCATCGCGTCAGGAAGACTTGTTGCTGCCGCGACAGTGGGATCCGCGAGGCCACGCAGCCGGCGTGATGGCACCGGGTGGATGGATTACGCGATTTGATCCCGCACGCAAGACACACGATCTGTTCTGTGCGGGGTTTCGCAACGAATACGATGCCGCATTGAATGCCCACGGTGACTTGTTTACCTACGATGCCGACATGGAATGGGACCTTGGCCTGCCGTGGTATCGGCCGACTCGCATCTGCCACGCGGTCAGCGGAGGAGACTTCGGATGGCGAAGCGGTTCGGGCAAGTGGAAGGAATACTACGAAGACAGCCTACCACCACTGGTCAACATAGGACCGGGGTCGCCTACCGGAGTCGTCAGTGGTCGCGGAGCGAAGTTTCCTGCGAAGTACCAGCACGCCATCTTTGCGCTGGATTGGACATATGGTCGCATTCTGGCGATTCACTTAACTCCTGATGGAGCAAGCTACAACGCGGAGGCCGAAGATTTCGTCGCCGGACCAGCGTTGCCCGTAACGGATGCGGTCATGGGCGCCGATGGTGCACTTTACTTCGCAACGGGTGGTCGAGGAACAAAGTCGGAACTGATGCGAGTGGTCTACACGGGAAAGGCTTCGACGGCTCCGGCAATGCCCGCCGAGTTACCCGAAGCTGCGAAGACGCGCCGAGCATTGGAAACATTTCATGGCATCAGGAATTCTGAAGCCATCGAAACCGCATGGCCGCACCTTTCCAGCGACGATCGTTTTCTGCGTCATGCCGCGCGAGTCGCGATCGAATCACAGCCCGTCAATGAGTGGGCTGCGAAGGTGTTCTCCGAATCCAATCCGCAGGCACGCATCACGTCCGCAGTGGCGCTGGCTCGCATGGGCAATGAAGACCATCGCGAACGGTTGCTCGAATGCGCGAACGAACTTCCGTTTAGCGATCTCTCTGTTTCACAACAACTCGGTTTGCTGCGAGCCTACGCTCTGATACTGGAGCGACTGGGCAGCCCATCCAAAGCCCAGCGTGAGCAACTGATCGCAAAGCTCGATCCGCTCTTGCCATCATCGGACGCGGACGTCAATCACGAACTGCTGCGGCTACTGGTGTTCCTGCGGGCTCCCACTGCAGCCGCCAAGGGCATGCAGTTGATTGCTGATCGAGGCCCCGGCCAACCGGTTTCGTGGAGTGGCGTGGAAAAGCTGAATGCGCGCTACGGCAACACGTTGAAGCAAATCACAAAAAATCCGCCACCGACCGCTGCCATCGACATCGCTTTGACACTTCGCAGTCTTCGCAATGGATGGACGCCCGGACTTCGACGGCAGTACTTCGCGTTCCTCAACACGGCGGCGAAAGCCAGCGGCGGGGCCAGTTATCCCAGTTACCTGACCAACATTCGCGACGAAGCGCTCTCGACATGCAGCGACTCAGAACGTATCGCTCTGACCGATCTGACGGGCGAAAACTTCAACCCGGTTCCCGACTTTCCGATCGTTCCACCAACCGGCCCCGGTCAGGAATGGACTCTCGAAACTGCGATGGCTGCGGTCGACTCGGCGAACCCCAAGAAGCTGAATTTCAATCGGGGTCGCAGCCTGTTCCATGCCGTTAGTTGCGGAGCCTGCCATCGTTTCAGTGGTCTCGGCGGTGGTGTCGGGCCAGATCTGACAAGCGTGCCCAACAAATTCACAAGCAAATATCTGTTGGAGGCCATCATTGATCCCAGTAAGAACATCTCCGACCAGTATCAATCGTCGATGGTGTTGCTCGACAGTGGCAAAGTGGCGAACGGGTTGGTTGTCGACAAGGACGACGAAACAATCCTGGTCTATTCGTCCGATCCCAAATCAGAACCGACCATTGTGAAACGAGATGAGATCGAAGAAATCAGCGTGTCACAGACATCACAAATGCCCAAAGGTTTATTAAACCAGATGAGCCCTGATGAACTCCGAAACCTTGTTGCGTACATCATGTCCGGAGGCAACGAGAGCCACAAAGTTTATCGCGGCCGAGGCGGAAAGAAATAG
- a CDS encoding diguanylate cyclase has translation MKLFFKRLAAKNSVAQSSVAQSSVGQSSVGQSSVAPTAAGDRIRSPAIGSGTLRDDEALALSLDNVSKKAFLTVIRSRADIGVHALLSQRTVIGRNENCTFALHDLKVSGSHALITRTSDGDFILEDLKSTNGTRVGSQLVVGQTVLRDGDKIFLGETVIRFSLADELDIHFHNEVATLVGTDPLTGLPSKRRFDESLEFAIQNAISGRTSLAVLMMDMDGVKQINDAHGHAFGAFAIKETGRLIARVLDSNGQACRFGGDEFTAFLAGYTLPSACAVAERIRMAVESAGLEKDGIPLHPTISIGVACLSDASTSSLALVTRADEALYRAKALGKNRVVS, from the coding sequence ATGAAACTGTTTTTCAAACGATTGGCCGCCAAAAACTCAGTCGCCCAGTCCTCAGTCGCCCAGTCCTCAGTCGGCCAGTCCTCAGTCGGCCAGTCCTCAGTCGCCCCAACTGCTGCCGGTGATCGCATTCGCAGTCCGGCAATCGGATCAGGCACGCTGCGCGATGACGAGGCTTTGGCGTTGTCGCTGGACAATGTCAGCAAGAAGGCGTTTCTCACGGTGATCCGCAGCCGCGCTGACATCGGTGTGCATGCATTGCTTTCGCAACGAACAGTGATCGGACGCAACGAAAACTGCACCTTTGCGTTGCACGACTTGAAAGTCTCTGGATCACACGCCTTGATCACTCGCACCAGCGATGGCGATTTCATTCTCGAAGATCTGAAGTCGACCAACGGCACACGTGTGGGATCGCAGTTGGTCGTCGGGCAAACCGTGTTGCGAGACGGAGACAAGATATTCTTGGGAGAGACCGTGATTCGTTTTTCACTGGCCGACGAACTGGACATTCATTTTCACAACGAAGTGGCAACGTTGGTCGGGACGGATCCGTTGACGGGCCTACCATCAAAGCGGCGTTTTGACGAGTCGCTCGAGTTTGCGATTCAGAACGCGATCAGCGGGCGTACTTCGCTCGCCGTCTTGATGATGGACATGGACGGTGTCAAACAGATCAATGATGCGCACGGTCATGCATTTGGAGCTTTTGCGATCAAGGAAACGGGTCGGTTGATCGCCCGGGTGCTCGACTCCAACGGGCAAGCCTGTCGGTTCGGCGGCGACGAGTTCACCGCTTTCCTGGCCGGGTACACTTTGCCATCCGCCTGTGCCGTCGCCGAACGAATCAGGATGGCGGTCGAATCGGCTGGTTTGGAAAAAGACGGCATCCCGCTGCATCCCACCATCAGCATCGGCGTAGCGTGTCTTTCTGATGCCAGCACATCATCACTCGCTCTGGTCACCCGTGCGGACGAAGCTCTGTACCGAGCCAAAGCTCTAGGAAAAAATCGGGTCGTTTCATGA
- a CDS encoding ABC-F family ATP-binding cassette domain-containing protein — translation MSQITLTGISWSTPDGHNLFRNLDLSVSRERMGLVGRNGVGKSTLIKLISGELPPATGGVAVTGMLGVLQQKVQVEPDETVADLFGASKAIEILRRAEAGQANIDELADADWTLEERIAAALGRVGLKVRPDTRLCELSGGQWTRACIAVVLYQAPDFLLLDEPTNNLDRAGREAVINLLSNWKAGAIVASHDRELLEQMDAIVELTSIGVTRYGGNWSHYRQQKAIELEAAQHHLAHAERYAVKVKRDAQTTIERKQRRDAAGARTQSRGDIPRILSGARKNSAESSKGDRIRRTMRQRAQAIETVEQARARLEILDELSITVQSTGLPNSRIVATFDAVTAGYDSDRPIIHNLSFSLIGPERVALVGPNGSGKTTVIRLLEGQLTPLHGTVSVPVNMAVLDQRLSFLDPTLSILENFKRRNPTSNENLCRRTLASFLFKSDAALQTVGTLSGGQILRAGLACVLGAPEPPLFLILDEPTNHLDIDSIDAIERGLYDYDGALLIASHDEVFLNNIKSTRRIDLSSQL, via the coding sequence ATGTCGCAAATCACATTGACCGGGATCAGTTGGTCCACACCGGACGGTCACAATCTGTTTCGCAACCTTGATCTGAGTGTGAGTCGTGAGCGAATGGGACTGGTCGGAAGAAATGGCGTCGGCAAGTCGACGCTGATAAAACTCATCAGTGGTGAGCTGCCGCCTGCAACGGGTGGCGTTGCCGTCACTGGTATGTTGGGCGTGCTGCAACAGAAAGTGCAAGTTGAACCAGACGAAACCGTCGCCGATCTTTTCGGCGCCAGCAAAGCGATTGAAATCTTGCGTCGAGCCGAAGCGGGTCAAGCAAATATTGACGAGCTCGCGGATGCCGACTGGACGCTTGAAGAACGGATAGCGGCGGCGCTGGGGCGAGTTGGCCTGAAGGTCCGCCCCGACACACGACTTTGCGAGCTCTCCGGAGGTCAGTGGACCCGGGCATGCATCGCGGTCGTGCTGTACCAAGCTCCTGATTTCCTGCTGCTCGATGAGCCGACGAACAATCTGGATCGCGCCGGACGCGAGGCGGTGATCAATCTGCTCTCCAACTGGAAAGCTGGTGCGATTGTTGCCAGCCACGATCGAGAGCTGTTGGAACAGATGGACGCGATTGTCGAACTGACGTCAATTGGCGTTACTCGCTACGGAGGCAATTGGAGTCACTATCGCCAGCAAAAAGCGATCGAGCTGGAAGCCGCGCAACATCATCTGGCGCACGCGGAAAGATACGCGGTCAAGGTCAAGCGAGATGCCCAAACGACGATAGAACGAAAGCAGCGTCGAGATGCCGCCGGTGCCAGAACTCAATCCCGAGGTGACATCCCACGCATACTGTCGGGTGCAAGAAAAAACAGCGCCGAATCGAGCAAGGGCGACCGCATAAGACGTACCATGCGACAAAGGGCTCAAGCGATAGAAACCGTCGAGCAAGCTCGTGCACGGCTTGAAATCCTGGATGAACTTTCGATTACAGTCCAATCAACCGGGCTCCCAAACAGTCGCATCGTCGCAACGTTCGATGCCGTTACCGCTGGCTATGATTCTGACAGGCCCATCATTCATAACCTCTCTTTTTCACTGATCGGTCCCGAGCGAGTCGCCCTTGTGGGGCCCAACGGGTCCGGCAAGACCACCGTCATTCGACTGCTTGAAGGTCAGCTAACACCACTGCATGGAACCGTATCCGTTCCCGTCAACATGGCGGTCCTGGACCAACGATTAAGCTTCCTCGACCCCACGCTTTCCATCCTCGAAAACTTCAAACGGCGAAACCCGACATCAAATGAGAACCTGTGTCGTCGCACGCTGGCCAGTTTTTTATTCAAATCAGATGCCGCCCTTCAGACCGTGGGCACACTCAGCGGCGGCCAGATACTGCGAGCCGGACTCGCGTGCGTGCTCGGAGCCCCCGAGCCACCATTGTTTTTGATCCTCGACGAACCCACCAACCACCTCGACATCGATTCCATCGACGCCATCGAACGAGGTCTCTACGACTACGACGGTGCTCTTCTAATCGCCTCCCACGACGAAGTTTTCCTCAACAACATCAAATCGACCCGGCGGATCGATTTGAGCAGCCAGCTGTAA
- a CDS encoding discoidin domain-containing protein — protein MMRIAFLTVVLLLTSPAYSQVLDKQQLLDNQSWWDNRDFDWYKQQIPFFECPDAEIQTTYYYRWDLLTKHLTYGSPNSGYSFTEFIDRPFWSGAYGAIACPAGHQLYETRWLRSPRIANDYTKYWFRTPGAQPRNYSTWLADSAWAVGRVHPNKELLIDLLPDLIENYEGWEKRQFVPNVGLFWQTGHDDGMEFNINSRQTQDILRGAPSYRPSFNAYMYADAQAISRIAKLAGKSDVAKQYSDKAAALKAKMIELMWDPKRQFFFPLLKNDEQRDGFTMKALTRTYESGQYAGDPHGRELIGYVPWQFDIVKGEHQYDVAWKKLMDRDGFYADFGPSFVERNDPLFKVTNHCCWWSGQSWPYATTQTLKALAKLLQNGGNTLNAADYVETLHIYAKSHRKNGKPYLAEALHPDTGSFEGYDGYNHSEHYLHSGYTDLVITGLIGLVPRDDDTLEIRPLAPPQWDYFALDDVPYRGHRVSIVWDKTGTRYDMGIGLHVMVDGTKVHEADTIGPIVIPRAVPGVRPASQKGLVPTNFAVNNDGTYYPRITTTYTAEGTFASKLIDGNFWYLKDPPNRWSCEGSPNASDSIEIDFGKPRTIHTIRALPLDDRELANSSIRAPKEIRLHYWKDNTWHAITVTKEVPAPEGHRPHSFHFEPLEFQKFKVTLTHADGFNSGLTELEAWGKAVLPLSRIPARAGNLAFNDGVSEFPKATCSHHDVYGGVPQSSIDGVTNFQPSPMNRWTSYGSPNPSDWLQIDFGKKVEFRRVEIAIYDDRGGVQAPQSYELQRWFGGKWTPISGVKYSPEKPVGGQWNTVTFAPTESEKLRIVFENNGGARSGVTEVTIWNDEQ, from the coding sequence ATGATGCGAATCGCCTTCCTCACCGTCGTCTTGCTGCTTACCTCGCCAGCTTATTCGCAGGTGCTGGACAAGCAGCAACTACTGGACAATCAATCGTGGTGGGACAATCGCGACTTTGACTGGTACAAGCAACAAATTCCCTTCTTCGAATGCCCCGATGCGGAGATCCAGACCACCTACTATTACCGCTGGGATTTGCTGACCAAACACCTGACCTATGGCTCGCCGAACAGCGGTTACTCATTTACAGAGTTCATTGACCGCCCCTTTTGGTCCGGGGCGTATGGGGCGATCGCGTGTCCGGCAGGTCATCAGCTCTATGAAACACGCTGGCTCAGGTCACCGCGAATCGCAAATGATTATACGAAGTACTGGTTCCGCACCCCGGGGGCTCAACCGCGGAACTATTCCACCTGGCTGGCGGATTCCGCCTGGGCGGTCGGCCGAGTTCACCCGAACAAGGAGCTGCTGATTGACCTGCTGCCGGACCTGATTGAGAACTACGAGGGCTGGGAAAAGCGGCAGTTTGTCCCGAATGTCGGCTTGTTCTGGCAGACCGGTCACGACGACGGCATGGAGTTCAACATCAATAGCCGCCAGACGCAGGATATCCTGCGCGGTGCGCCGAGCTATCGCCCGTCATTCAATGCCTACATGTACGCTGACGCACAAGCCATTTCTCGCATCGCAAAGCTGGCGGGTAAGTCGGATGTCGCGAAGCAATACTCGGACAAAGCGGCGGCGTTGAAAGCCAAGATGATCGAGTTGATGTGGGATCCAAAGCGGCAGTTCTTCTTTCCCTTGCTGAAGAACGACGAGCAGCGCGATGGTTTCACGATGAAAGCGCTCACGCGAACTTACGAAAGTGGCCAATACGCCGGCGATCCTCACGGACGAGAATTGATTGGCTACGTTCCGTGGCAGTTCGATATCGTCAAAGGCGAGCATCAGTACGACGTCGCCTGGAAAAAGTTGATGGATCGAGACGGCTTCTACGCCGACTTTGGACCGTCATTTGTCGAACGCAACGATCCGTTGTTCAAGGTCACCAACCACTGCTGCTGGTGGAGTGGCCAATCCTGGCCTTACGCGACCACGCAGACGTTGAAGGCACTGGCAAAGCTGCTGCAAAACGGCGGCAATACTCTGAACGCCGCCGACTACGTCGAGACACTCCACATTTATGCAAAGTCTCATCGCAAGAACGGCAAGCCCTATCTGGCCGAAGCGTTGCACCCGGACACCGGTTCGTTTGAAGGCTACGACGGCTACAACCATTCCGAACATTACTTGCACTCGGGTTATACCGATCTGGTGATTACCGGATTGATCGGGCTGGTTCCTCGTGACGATGACACGCTGGAGATTCGTCCTCTGGCTCCGCCCCAATGGGATTACTTTGCGCTCGATGATGTGCCGTACCGCGGCCATCGAGTTTCGATCGTTTGGGACAAGACAGGGACTCGGTACGACATGGGAATTGGGCTTCATGTGATGGTCGACGGGACGAAGGTCCACGAAGCCGATACCATCGGCCCGATCGTGATTCCGAGGGCCGTTCCCGGTGTTCGACCAGCGTCACAGAAGGGGCTAGTTCCGACGAACTTCGCGGTCAACAACGACGGCACCTACTATCCGCGCATCACGACGACCTACACTGCGGAAGGAACATTCGCATCGAAGCTGATCGACGGCAATTTCTGGTACCTGAAAGATCCGCCTAATCGCTGGTCATGCGAAGGGTCTCCCAACGCGAGCGATTCCATCGAAATCGACTTCGGCAAACCGCGAACGATTCATACGATTCGAGCGTTGCCATTGGATGATCGAGAGCTGGCGAACTCAAGCATCCGCGCCCCGAAAGAGATCCGGTTGCACTACTGGAAAGACAACACGTGGCATGCCATCACGGTCACGAAGGAGGTTCCGGCGCCGGAAGGACACCGACCTCATTCATTCCATTTTGAGCCACTGGAGTTTCAGAAGTTCAAGGTCACGCTAACGCACGCGGACGGTTTCAATTCCGGTCTCACGGAACTCGAAGCATGGGGCAAAGCAGTATTGCCACTTAGCCGTATTCCAGCTCGGGCCGGCAACCTTGCGTTCAATGATGGTGTCAGCGAATTCCCGAAAGCCACTTGCAGCCACCACGATGTCTATGGTGGCGTTCCCCAGTCGTCGATCGACGGGGTGACGAATTTTCAGCCCAGCCCCATGAATCGCTGGACAAGTTACGGATCCCCGAATCCGTCGGATTGGCTACAGATCGACTTTGGCAAGAAAGTCGAATTTCGCCGCGTCGAGATCGCGATCTACGATGACCGCGGCGGCGTTCAGGCTCCCCAATCCTATGAACTTCAGCGTTGGTTCGGCGGAAAGTGGACACCCATCTCGGGCGTAAAATATTCTCCTGAAAAACCAGTCGGCGGCCAATGGAATACGGTGACCTTTGCGCCGACGGAGAGCGAAAAACTCCGCATCGTGTTCGAGAACAACGGTGGTGCCCGCAGCGGAGTCACGGAAGTCACCATTTGGAACGACGAACAGTAG
- a CDS encoding TetR/AcrR family transcriptional regulator translates to MTKRKALGRPTKDEAAAIDVRVLDAARALFSQKGIANSSIDELAGTLGVSKHTIYRRYASKAKLLDAVVERDINAFRDELKSAGAKATDELEALHQMALRYFKFGSSRDYSAFYLLVSAEAVISADLRERLAEWTKFALQPVLEAISSAQSAGYLCSGSTASIGEILVDLLEGANNRVRLRDATLNSSRAARKLFDDRWQVFVKAMASE, encoded by the coding sequence ATGACAAAACGAAAGGCACTTGGCCGACCGACGAAGGACGAAGCGGCGGCGATTGATGTTCGCGTCCTCGATGCGGCTCGCGCACTTTTTAGCCAAAAAGGGATTGCGAACAGCTCGATCGACGAGCTTGCCGGGACACTCGGTGTTTCTAAGCACACGATCTACCGTCGCTATGCCAGCAAGGCAAAATTGCTCGACGCGGTGGTCGAGCGAGATATCAATGCGTTTCGTGACGAGTTGAAATCGGCAGGTGCGAAAGCAACCGACGAACTTGAGGCGCTCCACCAAATGGCACTTCGGTACTTCAAGTTCGGTTCATCTCGCGATTACTCCGCGTTCTATCTTTTGGTCAGCGCCGAGGCTGTCATTTCAGCTGACCTACGCGAACGCTTAGCTGAATGGACGAAGTTTGCACTGCAACCGGTGCTGGAAGCGATTTCGTCGGCGCAGTCCGCTGGATATTTGTGCTCTGGCAGCACTGCATCGATCGGCGAAATACTCGTTGACCTATTGGAAGGTGCGAACAATCGAGTCCGTTTGCGAGATGCGACATTGAACAGCAGCCGAGCGGCGCGGAAACTGTTTGACGATCGTTGGCAAGTTTTCGTGAAGGCAATGGCGAGTGAATGA
- a CDS encoding DUF899 family protein: protein MKNQSVSRDEWNAVRAKLMEREKEHTRAGDSLAAERR from the coding sequence GTGAAGAATCAATCTGTCAGTCGAGACGAGTGGAATGCAGTGCGTGCAAAACTGATGGAACGCGAAAAGGAGCATACCCGTGCCGGTGACTCGCTGGCTGCGGAGCGCCGATGA